The Mycobacterium paragordonae genome includes a region encoding these proteins:
- a CDS encoding alpha/beta hydrolase produces the protein MTQTNLTRPQGLGRIDPELRDAASALEMVEFSSDTLAAERDRADRAAAQRAAAVDTTGVTVESLSIPGPDGGELKLRLYRGATGTGVPLLIYAHGGAFVTGNLDTDHAHCVELARDADCLLVSVDYRLAPENPCPAALDDVEAALWYAVEHASELNVDAGRLAVMGRDAGGGLVAGVAQRVFDAEGPRIAVQILHQPMLDSDATPSRREFQRTPGLNGPAVSRAWGHYLEHATGQLVPAHRANLEGLPPAFVSCSDVDPCRDEAIDYANRLLHAYVPASLHVIAATFHGFDSVVPDWVVSQENRALHAQTLRRAFAV, from the coding sequence ATGACACAAACGAATCTCACCCGGCCGCAGGGCCTGGGCCGTATCGATCCTGAGCTCAGGGATGCCGCCTCGGCCCTGGAAATGGTCGAGTTCAGCTCCGACACGCTGGCCGCCGAGCGGGACCGTGCCGACCGGGCCGCCGCGCAGCGGGCCGCCGCGGTCGACACCACCGGAGTCACCGTTGAGTCACTCTCGATCCCCGGGCCGGACGGCGGCGAACTCAAGCTACGGCTGTACCGGGGTGCCACCGGAACGGGCGTGCCGTTGCTGATCTACGCCCACGGGGGCGCCTTCGTCACCGGCAACCTGGACACCGACCATGCGCACTGCGTGGAGTTGGCGCGCGACGCCGACTGCCTGCTGGTGTCCGTCGATTACCGACTCGCTCCCGAGAACCCGTGCCCGGCCGCGCTCGACGATGTCGAGGCGGCCCTGTGGTACGCCGTCGAGCACGCGTCCGAACTGAATGTCGACGCCGGTCGGCTGGCCGTGATGGGCCGCGACGCCGGCGGCGGGCTGGTGGCCGGCGTGGCCCAGCGCGTGTTCGACGCGGAGGGGCCGCGGATCGCGGTCCAGATCCTGCACCAGCCCATGCTCGACTCCGACGCGACGCCCTCGCGGCGGGAGTTTCAGCGCACGCCGGGGCTCAACGGTCCGGCGGTCAGCCGGGCGTGGGGGCACTACCTGGAGCACGCCACCGGGCAACTGGTACCCGCGCACCGCGCGAACCTGGAAGGGCTCCCGCCGGCGTTCGTCAGCTGCTCCGACGTCGACCCGTGCCGCGACGAGGCCATCGACTACGCCAACCGGTTGCTGCACGCCTACGTCCCGGCCAGCCTGCACGTCATCGCCGCCACGTTCCACGGCTTCGACTCCGTGGTGCCCGATTGGGTTGTCTCGCAGGAGAACCGGGCGCTGCACGCCCAGACGCTGCGGCGCGCATTCGCTGTCTGA
- a CDS encoding acyl-CoA dehydrogenase family protein, with protein MTAVDSPEKILFTTTSQAFLSKEASLRHVRELHAAGASWDPAWWRRAAELGWTGLLVPEELGGGSVSGDGVADLAVIAELLGKTVAPGPLYPVSTVLAALVDCAERDAHAALIDSLISGETVASWAVSEPRRGWAPHEPAVTATAVEAGYRIDGVKDRVEAGAQSAVLLVVARCADGVRQFLVPADAPGVRITPVQSVDLVKHYARVEFDGAVASAVVGTTAETPALIDRQAQIAQVLQCAESVGILQTVFDFTVQWALDRHSFGRPLASYQALKHGFADMKLWLEACRATTAAAVADVAARAPDAGLSASIAKSYVGEVGGEIVQRCVQMHGGIGVTWEHDLHLYLRRITLYRSMFGTPEEHNLKVYRAGVK; from the coding sequence ATGACCGCTGTCGACTCTCCCGAAAAGATACTCTTCACCACCACCAGCCAAGCGTTTCTGTCCAAAGAAGCGTCGCTGCGTCACGTCCGGGAACTGCACGCCGCGGGCGCTTCGTGGGATCCGGCGTGGTGGCGGCGAGCCGCCGAACTCGGCTGGACCGGCCTGTTGGTTCCCGAGGAACTGGGCGGCGGCAGCGTATCGGGGGACGGGGTCGCGGACCTGGCCGTGATCGCCGAACTGCTGGGAAAAACGGTGGCCCCCGGACCGCTGTATCCGGTCAGCACCGTGCTCGCCGCCTTGGTGGACTGCGCCGAACGGGACGCGCACGCGGCGTTGATCGATTCGCTGATCTCGGGCGAGACAGTGGCGTCATGGGCCGTGTCCGAGCCACGACGGGGATGGGCTCCCCACGAGCCGGCGGTCACCGCGACCGCCGTCGAGGCCGGGTACCGCATTGACGGCGTCAAGGACCGGGTGGAAGCCGGCGCGCAGAGTGCGGTGCTGTTGGTGGTGGCGCGGTGTGCTGATGGTGTACGCCAGTTCCTGGTCCCGGCGGACGCGCCAGGTGTGCGGATCACCCCGGTGCAGTCGGTAGACCTGGTCAAGCACTATGCGCGGGTGGAATTCGACGGCGCGGTCGCGTCAGCGGTGGTCGGCACCACCGCCGAGACCCCCGCCCTGATCGACCGGCAGGCCCAGATCGCACAAGTGCTGCAATGCGCGGAGTCGGTCGGCATCTTGCAGACCGTGTTCGACTTCACCGTGCAGTGGGCTCTGGACCGGCACAGCTTCGGCCGGCCTCTGGCGTCGTACCAGGCGCTCAAACACGGGTTCGCCGACATGAAACTGTGGCTGGAGGCGTGCCGCGCGACGACGGCCGCGGCGGTCGCCGACGTGGCGGCCCGGGCGCCGGACGCCGGGTTGTCGGCGAGTATCGCCAAGTCCTATGTCGGTGAAGTGGGCGGTGAGATCGTGCAGCGATGCGTGCAGATGCACGGCGGCATCGGCGTCACCTGGGAGCACGACCTGCACCTCTATCTGCGGCGAATCACGTTGTACCGCTCCATGTTCGGCACGCCAGAAGAGCACAACCTCAAGGTCTACCGGGCGGGTGTGAAATGA
- a CDS encoding SpoIIE family protein phosphatase, translated as MSAEKDWDDTVGAADDVRRIFENIPAMVVGLEGPDHRFIAVNAAFRAFNPSLNTVGKTAKEVYPELEGQQIYDMFDRVYHTGESQSGAEWRLQVDLQGSGLEERYFDFLVTPRRGRDGSVEGVQLVFDDVTARVQARLAAEARVEELSQRYRNVRDSAILMQQTLLAPSVPLVPGADIAAEYLVAAEDTAAGGDWFDALPLGDRLVVVVGDVVGHGVEAAAVMSQLRTALRMQITAGRPIAAALEALDDFHEHVPGSKSATICVGSLDLATGDFQYCTAGHPPPLIVAADASARYVQPSGGGPLGSGTGFPVRTETLAVGDSVLLYSDGLIERPGRPLVASTAEFADLAGSIAAGTRGFVLDSPARPIDRLCSETLELLLRSTGYTDDVTLLAVQRRTPVPPLHIMSDATIHAARSIRAKLREWLSEIGADAADISDVVHAMSEFVENAVEHGYGTDVSGGLIVEASLGGDGRLRASVIDRGEWKDHLEGEKGRGRGLAMAEALVTESHVTHSLDGTTATLIHRLSRPVNFVSDPVASPVRRPREIDREFVSLVADGGRIVVRGEVDSNTASTLDRQIAVESRSGIASLTIDLSAVTHLGSAGVSALAAARERARKQGGDCVLVAPPGSPAHHVLSLVQIPVVSGDSEDILVED; from the coding sequence ATGTCGGCCGAAAAGGACTGGGATGACACGGTGGGCGCGGCTGACGACGTGCGGCGCATCTTCGAGAACATCCCGGCCATGGTGGTCGGCCTGGAGGGGCCAGACCACCGCTTCATCGCGGTCAACGCGGCCTTCCGCGCCTTCAACCCGTCGCTGAACACCGTGGGCAAGACGGCCAAAGAGGTCTATCCCGAGCTCGAAGGCCAACAGATCTACGACATGTTCGACCGCGTGTATCACACCGGCGAATCGCAGTCGGGTGCCGAGTGGCGCCTGCAGGTGGACCTACAGGGTTCCGGCCTGGAGGAGCGGTACTTCGACTTCCTCGTCACGCCCCGGCGCGGGCGGGATGGATCCGTTGAGGGCGTGCAACTGGTCTTCGACGACGTCACCGCCCGCGTGCAGGCGCGGCTGGCGGCGGAGGCGCGGGTCGAGGAGCTGTCGCAGCGGTACCGCAACGTGCGCGACTCGGCCATCCTGATGCAGCAGACGTTGCTGGCCCCATCCGTTCCGTTGGTTCCCGGCGCCGATATCGCCGCCGAGTACCTCGTCGCCGCCGAAGACACCGCGGCCGGCGGGGACTGGTTCGATGCCCTGCCCCTCGGCGACCGCCTGGTGGTCGTCGTCGGCGACGTCGTGGGCCACGGTGTCGAAGCCGCCGCGGTGATGTCGCAGCTGCGCACCGCGCTGCGCATGCAGATCACCGCCGGACGCCCGATCGCCGCAGCGCTAGAGGCGCTCGACGACTTCCACGAGCATGTGCCGGGATCGAAGTCGGCCACCATCTGCGTCGGCTCGCTGGACCTGGCGACCGGTGACTTCCAGTACTGCACCGCCGGGCACCCGCCTCCGCTGATCGTCGCTGCCGATGCCAGCGCGCGGTACGTGCAACCGTCGGGCGGTGGCCCGCTGGGCAGCGGCACCGGTTTTCCGGTGCGCACCGAGACCCTCGCCGTCGGCGACTCGGTGCTGCTGTACAGCGACGGCCTGATTGAGCGCCCGGGCCGCCCGCTGGTGGCCAGCACCGCTGAATTCGCCGACCTGGCGGGCAGTATCGCCGCCGGCACCCGCGGCTTCGTGCTCGATTCGCCTGCCCGGCCGATCGACCGGCTCTGTTCGGAAACGCTTGAATTGCTTTTGCGCTCAACAGGTTACACCGACGACGTGACACTGCTCGCGGTGCAGCGCCGGACACCGGTGCCGCCGCTGCACATCATGTCCGACGCCACGATCCACGCCGCCCGCAGCATCCGGGCCAAGTTGCGCGAATGGCTGTCCGAGATCGGCGCCGACGCCGCCGACATCTCGGATGTGGTGCACGCGATGTCCGAATTCGTGGAGAACGCGGTCGAACATGGTTACGGCACTGACGTTTCCGGCGGCCTCATCGTTGAAGCGTCCTTGGGTGGTGACGGCAGGCTGCGCGCGTCGGTGATCGACCGCGGGGAGTGGAAGGACCATCTGGAGGGCGAGAAAGGTCGCGGGCGCGGGCTGGCGATGGCCGAGGCGCTGGTGACCGAATCTCACGTCACACACAGCTTGGACGGCACGACCGCCACGCTCATCCACCGGCTCAGCCGGCCGGTGAATTTCGTCAGCGACCCGGTGGCCAGTCCGGTCAGGCGTCCGCGGGAGATCGACCGCGAGTTCGTCTCGCTGGTCGCCGATGGTGGCCGCATCGTGGTGCGCGGCGAGGTCGACTCGAACACCGCGTCCACCCTGGATCGCCAGATCGCGGTTGAAAGCCGCTCCGGCATAGCGTCTTTGACGATCGACCTGAGCGCGGTCACCCATCTCGGTTCAGCCGGCGTCAGTGCGCTGGCCGCGGCGCGCGAGCGGGCCCGCAAACAGGGCGGCGACTGCGTCCTGGTGGCACCACCGGGAAGCCCCGCCCACCACGTCTTGTCGCTGGTTCAGATCCCCGTCGTCAGCGGAGACTCCGAGGACATCCTCGTCGAGGACTGA
- a CDS encoding hotdog fold thioesterase, with translation MTGPDDEAEVTRADRFIKTAVEILGQTGRTDFTVQEVVARSKTSLRAFYQHFSSKDELLLALFERTMTQAAQTWRAETAGLDSTAALKLIIDRVGAQPESSTQDSLNRALSLYNQNLAETRPREYARVLSPLHRLMRDIIGQGITEGVFNPGLDVGAAAAIVMQTMVGALRLHWLGTELNGTPIDSGQLYDFCSRALGIRETGDETPDPTLAELFAQIGLRPASFHDDGFAMTMPVSPQVVNTSGALQGGLIATLADVAGGQLGLQYLQPGTAMTTSDLVIRYLRPIRHGSALAVPKVLRAGRRSLVMQIDIYGDSDSELAATATVNFAIVGRPDPDTGSIDS, from the coding sequence ATGACCGGACCCGACGACGAAGCCGAAGTCACCCGCGCCGACCGCTTCATCAAGACCGCGGTCGAGATCCTGGGTCAGACCGGGCGCACCGACTTCACCGTGCAGGAAGTCGTCGCCCGCTCGAAGACTTCGCTGCGCGCCTTCTACCAACACTTCTCCAGCAAGGACGAACTGCTGCTGGCGCTCTTCGAGCGGACGATGACGCAGGCGGCGCAGACCTGGCGTGCCGAGACCGCGGGACTGGACAGCACCGCGGCGCTCAAGCTGATCATCGACCGCGTCGGCGCCCAACCGGAGTCGTCGACGCAGGACAGCCTGAACCGCGCGCTGAGCCTGTACAACCAGAACCTCGCCGAAACCCGGCCGCGCGAATATGCGAGGGTCCTCTCGCCCCTGCACCGGCTGATGCGCGACATCATCGGCCAGGGCATCACCGAGGGTGTCTTCAACCCGGGCCTGGACGTCGGCGCCGCGGCCGCGATCGTCATGCAGACCATGGTCGGTGCGCTCCGATTGCATTGGCTCGGAACCGAATTGAACGGGACACCGATCGACTCCGGCCAACTGTACGACTTCTGCAGCCGCGCCCTCGGCATCCGCGAAACGGGCGACGAGACGCCGGACCCCACCCTGGCCGAACTCTTCGCCCAGATCGGCCTGCGCCCGGCCAGCTTTCATGACGACGGCTTCGCGATGACCATGCCGGTCAGCCCGCAGGTGGTGAACACCTCCGGCGCATTGCAGGGCGGCCTCATCGCGACCCTGGCCGACGTGGCGGGCGGTCAACTCGGTCTGCAATACCTCCAACCGGGCACCGCCATGACGACCTCCGACCTCGTCATCCGTTACCTGAGGCCGATCAGGCACGGCTCGGCCCTGGCCGTCCCCAAAGTCCTGCGGGCCGGCCGCCGGTCGCTGGTCATGCAGATCGACATCTACGGCGACAGCGACAGTGAGCTGGCGGCCACGGCAACGGTGAATTTCGCCATCGTCGGCCGCCCGGACCCGGACACCGGCTCCATCGACAGCTGA
- a CDS encoding anti-sigma factor antagonist, which translates to MNLGPSDSFSIPVPLSDRLSLELGEPDSTLRATTVRSGSAVVIRAGGEVDAANEHTWRGLLREASAVAVRPGPLIVDVTGLDFMGACAFAVLADEAERSRRRGVTLRLVSSNPGVARIVEACAFGHVLPVHPTTESALAAA; encoded by the coding sequence ATGAACCTGGGTCCATCCGACTCTTTCTCCATTCCGGTGCCGTTGAGCGACCGGTTGTCCCTGGAGCTGGGTGAACCGGACAGCACGCTGCGGGCCACCACGGTGCGCAGCGGCTCGGCCGTCGTCATCCGCGCCGGCGGCGAAGTCGACGCCGCCAACGAGCACACCTGGCGGGGACTGCTGCGCGAGGCGTCCGCAGTCGCCGTCCGGCCCGGCCCGCTGATCGTGGATGTCACGGGGCTCGATTTCATGGGCGCCTGCGCCTTCGCCGTGCTCGCCGACGAAGCCGAACGGAGCCGCCGCCGGGGCGTCACTCTGCGCCTGGTGAGCAGCAACCCCGGCGTCGCCCGCATCGTGGAAGCCTGCGCGTTCGGCCACGTGTTGCCCGTTCACCCGACGACGGAATCGGCGCTCGCCGCGGCGTAG
- a CDS encoding amidohydrolase family protein, whose amino-acid sequence MTIVERSESDPEINTAQDVAVTVVDTDVHPLPVSADVLKSYAPAEWVDKIWPTGNAVTPVPHFYDTPDSYKTMSLRLDAAPPNGGFAGSDPDYAAKQLLVDAGVSIASLEPMCDAQLPQAEHVLKSTYNDWLADVWLDKHNWHGRWRGSISVSAQTPEQAAREVERWAGHPHMHQVLMTPQTRGIPFGNPHFDPLYAAAARNGLPVATHLMGQTPFELIPLYPVGNPAHWHDFFASWPLLYVSHLMSLVFDGAFDRHPDLRVVFIEGGFTWAMPVMTRMDRIWEARRGDLPHVRRRPSEYVREHVRFTTQPLEDADTVQFREYLEMLDLGDNLMFSTDYPHWSYDSPTYAINRFPREQRERIMRGNATALYGLPATVKALPGERAGGGTVLD is encoded by the coding sequence ATGACGATCGTGGAACGGTCCGAGTCGGACCCCGAGATAAACACAGCGCAGGATGTCGCGGTCACCGTCGTCGACACCGACGTGCACCCACTGCCCGTCTCCGCCGACGTGCTCAAGTCTTACGCCCCGGCCGAGTGGGTGGACAAGATCTGGCCGACCGGGAACGCGGTGACGCCGGTGCCGCACTTCTATGACACCCCGGACTCGTACAAGACGATGTCGTTGCGATTGGACGCCGCCCCGCCGAACGGTGGATTCGCCGGCAGCGACCCCGACTACGCCGCCAAGCAGTTGCTGGTCGACGCCGGCGTCAGCATCGCCTCGCTGGAACCGATGTGCGACGCGCAGTTGCCGCAGGCCGAGCACGTGCTGAAGTCGACCTACAACGACTGGCTCGCCGACGTGTGGCTGGACAAGCACAACTGGCACGGCCGCTGGCGTGGATCGATCAGTGTCAGCGCGCAGACGCCCGAACAGGCGGCGCGCGAGGTCGAACGGTGGGCCGGCCATCCCCACATGCACCAGGTGCTGATGACGCCGCAGACCCGCGGAATACCGTTCGGCAACCCGCATTTCGACCCGCTGTACGCGGCGGCGGCGCGCAACGGCCTGCCGGTGGCCACCCATCTGATGGGGCAGACACCGTTCGAGCTGATTCCGCTCTATCCGGTCGGCAACCCAGCGCACTGGCACGACTTCTTCGCCTCCTGGCCGCTGCTCTACGTCTCTCATCTGATGAGCCTGGTCTTCGACGGTGCGTTCGACCGCCATCCCGATCTGCGGGTGGTGTTCATCGAGGGCGGCTTCACCTGGGCCATGCCGGTGATGACCCGCATGGACCGGATCTGGGAGGCTCGCCGCGGCGACCTGCCGCACGTGCGGCGGCGCCCTTCGGAGTATGTGCGCGAGCACGTGCGGTTCACCACCCAGCCCCTCGAGGACGCCGACACCGTGCAGTTCCGCGAGTATCTGGAAATGCTGGACCTGGGCGACAACCTGATGTTCTCGACGGACTACCCGCACTGGAGCTACGACTCCCCGACGTATGCGATCAACCGGTTTCCGCGCGAGCAGCGGGAGCGGATCATGCGCGGCAACGCGACCGCTCTCTACGGTCTGCCCGCGACCGTCAAGGCCCTGCCCGGCGAGCGCGCGGGCGGCGGTACGGTTCTCGATTAG
- a CDS encoding amidohydrolase family protein: protein MPSRELPFPVFDADNHMYEPQEALTKFLPENRKRVIDYVQVRGRTKIVVRGHISEYIPNPTFEVVARPGAQEDYFRNGAQGKSYREILGEPMKAIPAFREPGARLEVMDELGIDYALMFPTLASLVEERMKDDPEMTHDVIHALNQWMYEQWSFNYQDRIFATPVITLPIVERALEELEWCLERGARTVLVRPAPVPGYKGSRSFGLEEFDPFWQACIKAELPVSMHASDSGYSEFANVWEPGDEFLPFKPTAFRSFAMGHRPILDAMGALVCHGALSRNPELRILSIENGADWVPDLFKGLKGVYKKMPQSFSEDPIEAFKRCVYITPFWEDRFTEIVKMVGTDRVLFGSDWPHPEGLKDPISFVDELTDFDEADIAKIMGGNLMKLMKVSAPAKKPVSA, encoded by the coding sequence ATGCCGTCTCGCGAACTTCCCTTCCCCGTCTTCGACGCCGACAACCACATGTACGAGCCGCAGGAGGCGCTGACCAAGTTCCTGCCGGAGAACCGCAAGCGCGTCATCGACTACGTGCAGGTTCGCGGGCGCACCAAGATCGTGGTGCGCGGCCACATCAGCGAGTACATCCCCAACCCGACGTTCGAAGTGGTGGCCCGCCCGGGCGCTCAGGAGGACTACTTCCGCAACGGCGCGCAGGGCAAGAGCTACCGCGAGATCCTGGGCGAGCCGATGAAGGCCATTCCCGCCTTCCGCGAGCCGGGCGCCCGGCTGGAGGTCATGGACGAGCTGGGCATCGACTACGCCCTGATGTTCCCGACGCTGGCCAGCCTGGTCGAGGAGCGGATGAAGGACGACCCGGAGATGACCCACGACGTCATCCACGCGCTCAACCAGTGGATGTACGAGCAGTGGTCGTTCAACTACCAGGACCGCATCTTCGCCACCCCAGTGATCACCCTTCCAATCGTCGAGCGCGCGCTCGAGGAACTCGAATGGTGCCTGGAGCGGGGTGCCCGCACCGTGCTGGTGCGGCCGGCCCCGGTGCCCGGCTACAAGGGCAGCCGGTCCTTCGGACTCGAGGAGTTCGACCCGTTCTGGCAGGCCTGCATCAAAGCCGAGCTGCCAGTGTCGATGCACGCCTCGGACAGCGGTTACTCGGAATTCGCGAATGTGTGGGAGCCCGGTGACGAGTTCCTGCCGTTCAAGCCGACCGCATTCCGCAGCTTCGCGATGGGCCATCGGCCGATCCTGGACGCGATGGGTGCGCTGGTGTGCCACGGCGCCCTGTCCCGCAATCCGGAACTGCGGATCCTGTCGATCGAGAACGGCGCCGACTGGGTGCCGGACCTCTTCAAGGGCCTCAAAGGCGTCTACAAGAAGATGCCGCAGTCGTTCAGCGAAGACCCGATCGAAGCGTTCAAGCGCTGCGTCTACATCACCCCGTTCTGGGAGGACCGGTTCACCGAGATCGTAAAGATGGTCGGAACCGACCGGGTGTTGTTCGGCTCTGACTGGCCGCACCCCGAAGGCCTGAAAGACCCCATCTCCTTCGTCGACGAACTCACCGACTTCGACGAGGCCGACATCGCCAAGATTATGGGCGGCAACCTGATGAAGCTGATGAAAGTCTCGGCGCCGGCCAAAAAACCGGTCTCCGCCTGA
- a CDS encoding acyl-CoA dehydrogenase family protein, whose protein sequence is MSSTETVAEFAARAKSWLAENMPRIDPDSPPAVPRDAEQSWQRARELQKRLYAGGFAGICFPREYGGLGLDYEYQQAFDVESLNYEMPLILNVPTFTICCATLLDTGSEEQKKQHIGAALRGEEILVQLLSEPSGGSDLAGVITRAERQGDRWVINGAKTWSTSAFAADYGLCLARTDWDVPKHDGLTMFLVPINHPGITLRRITQVSGGAEFCEEFLDGVDVGDDAVVGEVNNGWSVASRQLYHERRAVGQGSEFASGSGSEGGHTTPVDYADLLSCTGQEDNERAQEMAGRALVHRAVAEQLISHVYRSVRDGSLPPAGGTLIRLFHAETVMLEMDTALALAGAAGVVGEVGEGLQSGLRYLSRQSVAIGGGTTEMARNVIGERVLNFPREYAADRGVPFNQVRHGKTR, encoded by the coding sequence ATGAGTTCCACCGAGACCGTCGCCGAATTCGCCGCCCGCGCGAAAAGCTGGCTGGCCGAGAACATGCCCCGCATCGACCCGGACTCGCCGCCGGCCGTGCCGCGCGATGCCGAGCAGTCATGGCAGCGGGCACGGGAATTGCAGAAGCGGCTCTACGCAGGCGGATTCGCGGGCATCTGCTTCCCGCGTGAGTACGGCGGCCTCGGGTTGGACTACGAATACCAGCAGGCGTTCGACGTCGAATCCCTCAACTACGAGATGCCGTTGATCCTCAACGTGCCTACCTTCACCATCTGCTGCGCCACCCTGCTCGACACCGGCAGCGAGGAGCAGAAGAAGCAGCACATCGGCGCCGCGCTGCGCGGCGAGGAGATCCTGGTGCAGCTGCTCTCCGAACCCAGTGGCGGCTCGGATCTGGCCGGGGTCATCACCCGCGCCGAACGGCAGGGAGACCGTTGGGTCATCAACGGCGCCAAGACCTGGAGCACCAGTGCCTTCGCCGCCGACTACGGACTGTGCCTGGCCCGCACCGACTGGGACGTGCCCAAGCACGACGGGCTGACCATGTTCCTGGTGCCGATCAACCACCCCGGCATCACGCTGCGGCGCATCACCCAGGTGAGCGGCGGCGCCGAGTTCTGCGAGGAGTTTCTCGACGGGGTGGACGTCGGCGACGACGCGGTGGTCGGTGAGGTGAACAACGGCTGGTCGGTGGCGTCACGGCAGCTCTATCACGAGCGTCGCGCCGTCGGACAGGGCTCGGAGTTCGCCAGCGGCTCGGGCAGCGAGGGTGGGCACACCACGCCGGTGGACTATGCCGATCTGCTGTCCTGCACCGGGCAGGAAGACAACGAGCGTGCCCAGGAGATGGCCGGCCGCGCGCTGGTGCACCGCGCGGTCGCCGAGCAACTGATCAGTCACGTCTACCGCAGTGTCCGCGACGGCTCGCTGCCGCCGGCCGGCGGGACGCTGATCAGGCTCTTCCATGCCGAGACGGTGATGCTGGAAATGGACACCGCGCTCGCGCTCGCCGGAGCCGCCGGCGTGGTCGGGGAGGTCGGCGAAGGGTTGCAGTCCGGGCTGCGCTACCTGTCCCGCCAGTCGGTCGCCATCGGTGGGGGCACCACCGAGATGGCCCGCAACGTCATCGGTGAGCGGGTGCTGAACTTCCCACGGGAATACGCCGCCGACCGTGGAGTGCCGTTCAATCAGGTACGGCACGGCAAGACGCGCTAG